In Sediminitomix flava, a single genomic region encodes these proteins:
- a CDS encoding (Fe-S)-binding protein yields the protein MSENIKIPTMAEMAAEGKEPEILFWVGCAGSFDDRYKRVTVSFIKILNKVGINFAVLGPEESCTGDPARRAGNEFLFQMQAMTNIEVLNAYNVKKIVTACPHCFNTLKNEYPELGGEYEVLHHSEYLQQLINAGKVKVQDGGEFKGKKITFHDSCYLGRANDVYEAPRDVLKALDADLVEMKKCKTKGLCCGAGGAQMFKEPEPGNKDINIERTEQALDTGAKIVAAGCPFCMTMLSDGIKNKEKEKEVKVLDLAEMLAQQL from the coding sequence ATGAGCGAGAATATTAAAATCCCTACAATGGCCGAAATGGCTGCTGAAGGCAAAGAACCAGAAATCTTATTTTGGGTAGGATGTGCAGGTTCGTTTGACGATAGATATAAAAGAGTTACTGTTTCATTTATCAAAATATTAAACAAAGTAGGAATCAACTTTGCAGTGTTAGGACCTGAAGAAAGTTGTACTGGAGACCCTGCTCGTAGAGCTGGTAACGAGTTTCTTTTCCAAATGCAAGCAATGACCAATATTGAGGTATTAAATGCTTACAATGTGAAAAAGATTGTAACAGCTTGTCCTCATTGTTTTAATACACTGAAGAATGAATATCCTGAGCTTGGCGGAGAATATGAAGTGCTTCATCACTCTGAATATCTCCAACAATTGATTAATGCAGGAAAGGTGAAGGTACAAGACGGGGGTGAGTTTAAAGGAAAGAAAATCACTTTCCATGATTCTTGCTATCTAGGTAGAGCAAATGATGTTTATGAAGCTCCTCGTGATGTTTTGAAGGCATTAGATGCTGATCTTGTAGAAATGAAAAAATGCAAGACTAAAGGTCTTTGTTGTGGTGCCGGAGGTGCTCAGATGTTTAAAGAGCCTGAGCCAGGAAATAAAGATATTAATATTGAACGTACTGAACAGGCATTGGATACAGGAGCTAAAATTGTCGCAGCAGGTTGCCCATTCTGTATGACTATGCTTTCAGATGGTATCAAGAATAAAGAAAAAGAGAAGGAAGTAAAAGTACTAGATTTAGCTGAAATGCTTGCTCAACAATTATAG